CTAGCTGCTCCACATCCCTCTAATCAGCAAACATaatctaaatgaaaataaattataaataaaacctTCACATTATTTTCTGGGCTTCTTGGGGGTGTAGAATTCATGTTAGTCCCTTCCAGCATGAAATTAGACCTGGTGTGCCTTTGTAGAGCATGAAGCACACAATTCTCTCACTGCTATAGCATAAACATCAAACAATAACTGAAAAGAGACAAAcgacagattttttaaaatgtaccaAGAAATAAATTGTATGCATTTtgaagataataaaaaaagttaCAAACATTTCTTAGAACATGAAACACTGCTGGCTGTACTGCATCAGCACAACAAAGTGATTTCAAGTAAAGATTTTTCTCAGTTGCCAACACATTTGTTGTTGATTCTGTCACCTGAATATACTTAACAGGCAATAATCTGATGTGTACTTCACCTCCTTATTGAAATGTTGTTTTACATTTCTTACAGAGCTTTTGAGGAAATGTTTAAGTTGTAGAAGATGCCCAAGatgcaaaaataaagaattatgATACATACTACACTGTTTCTTTTAGGAAGCTCAGAAATTGGCTACTCAGTACTTACTGAAAGCTGATATGTTTAAACTGTTAAGAAGTAAAGACACCTGATACCCACCTTAAATGGGTACGTAGAAAGTAATGCTTATTCATAGGAAGTCAGTGTGCATGGCTACGTATGTGCCCCACAGTTCACTATCTGGCAACCCTACTATCACAGTTTCactttcaaaattttaagtttattcttttaaacagaagcagtctgaaagacagaaaaatctttttaactGGATGCAGCAAATTCAGGTGTTTTCCTTTATGTATTTGTCCGACTACCTAAGGTTATCTCAGATCTTAGTAACAGactttataggaaaaaaatcctgcttgtACCCAAACAATCACCAGACAACATTCCTCTTGTATGAAAATAATATACCTTTAATTTATTTACAAGACTGACCAACTGGATGAAGTGGCTGTACTTCAGATGCACTGCAAGAGCTTTTGTTAATGAACGATGCCACTATTTATACGTCTGTATTTTCTTGGTATCAGTTATAAATCATACAATCAAATGAATCATGAAAGGGTTGTGAAGAGTGGGACAAAAGGAATGTACACAGCagtaagaagagaaaaaaatcacaacaaaaatatttttatacccACTTTCaaaaattatcatttttatGGTCAGTTATGAAACTGTTTTTTTCACTCCTTTTAGATAATATGAATTGACTGATTTTTTGACTTAGTATCAACATCTACAGTAAAAGCCAGTATGTCTCAAACTTGCACGCTAGCTAGTAACATCTATCCCGTGTAAAAAAGTTTAATATATATTGAATTCTTCTGGGAGCTTTGACATCATTAACTGGTGAAATGTATGACATtaagataagaaaataaaattgtatttcttacCTTTTGGCCAGCCATTTGCAACCACAAATTAAACAGCCGTTAGTATCTTCTGTTATTTTGTATATCCCATAAAAGTGCatgtaaaaaaaatctcacagtttCTAGGTAGCATACAATGACAAGAGAGTATTGGTTTCTGATACATTCAATTTGATAAATTTATGCACTAAAATGAACAGATGCAGACATTGTGGTATCAGTTCTTTATCTTTGGTAAAATGATTTCGATTTATTACAGCCGTATTTGCTCTGATATCCATTTTGAGTATGGTCTGCTATTACTTAAACCAACAGGAAACATTTAAATGGATATAAACAGTATCAGTGTGTGATTTAGTACATTCATGACTTTCTTCATACATTCTTTGAGAATGTTTCTAGCACATGGGCAAAATGAGCAAATGCTACTATCTATGATTTACTCCCAGTTTAACACAATACTTTTACTAGTTCTTGCCATCAGGAAAaaccattttgttttcctttttaagggATCAATAGGAGTCTAAGAACAATAAATTCTAAAAATTTGAAGTAAAAATATCAAGTATTTTGTACTTTCTTACAAAtgctaaaatagaaaattacaCTGGAACTGACTTAAAATTTGCTATGACCCATCTAagtaaacaacagaaaaggacCACAGAGAACATCAACACTTGCTCCAAGGTGTTCCAGTGATGCTCTGTAGGCAACCACTGTCTTTACTGTCTTAAGAATCCATGTTTGACTCTCTCTCACCACTTCTATcagtattaaaattaaaaaaaaaaaaaaagaaagagaaaactagTTTTAAAGCAGCACTCTCCAGTGACAATTCATACAGCAAATCCATATTGGGTTCTGGGTGGTCTTTGTTACACTTGAACATATTAATGATGCAAACTTGACCATACGAACCTAAGTTATACATACACAGTTATGTCTCCAAATAGCTACTAATTACACTAAAACAATTTGGCAAAGTGAGGGAGTTCAGTATCCCTACACCCAAAATATCCAGATGCTGCTGCATTCATGGAAAGAATGAGTTACATTACCACAGCTCATATGCTGTGGGACCCTGAAACACTGGATTTCATCCCAAAACCAATCTTTGCACATACTGTTTATATATGCAATTCAGTATCAACACTGGAAACCTTTGGAATCATGATTTTGATAGAAAGTAAGgtctaaaatttttttaagttcttgTTTCAGgtctttttgttgctgctgttgcttttgctATTTTACAAACAGGATGCCAAGCAGGTGATGGGAAGACATTCCATGGGTATGGGCTTGGGTCTGTTCTGCTGGCTCTACTCAAGACGAGCAATCCTCAGTCACTCCAGCAGTTACACTGgacaaaaaaataacagaactCACAGGGGCACGATCAAGCTTGTGGTgtcaatacaaaaaaaaccattcACATGGTGTCTATGCTCATGTCTCAATTCTTCAACAGTTAATTCTtgattttagaaataaaaccaacGTAACAGTCAAAAATGCAAACGACACCATTCTGACCCACTCTTTGACACAGTATTATTACTTTCAGTACCTCAAGATCATGAAGAACAAAACAAGTGTGAAGATGCAGTTACTGTAGAAGCAAAGTCTAATATTCCAATGATTTCCAATGAAAATGGCActttcaaatttaaattaagCTTAGTCTACACATTTCAAAATctgaatgaattaaaaatactgtttataaTGGTACAACGAAAAACTGCCCTTGAAGAGCacaaccattaaaaaaaaaattctttattattAGAAAGTGATAGAAAAGGAAGATGCAGAAATGGGGAGTGGGGTAATAGTTTCAATACATGTATTTGCACCAGCGAGTATCATGCTCTTAGCGAGTCATTGATAGCTGTCACTGATGGTCTCTACCCATGTACAAATGTAGTCAGCCACTTCCCACTGCTGCGGTGCCAACAGAAATGCAACACACACATTGAAACACAACAAATTTAGTGCCTGACTGTCCCAGGTGCTGAGAACCCTCAGCTCCCGACAGGCCCTTCTGTCTAAACCAAAGCATACTCTTGACAATAATTTAGTGGTCTAAGTCTTAGCAGTTTAAAGAGCCCGtcactttttttgctttctttgctttttttagtATATCACACTTTTTTCTGTTAGGACGCCGGCATCTTTCATCGATGCTCGGTATACATTCATAATGCCACACTTCTTCCATTTTCTCCACAGGATAAACTGCCTCCACGTAATGACGGATCAATCTCAGTCTGATGGGATCAAGCTGTTTTTTATTACAAGCACCTGAATGGTTGTACTGCAGTCTCAGATTCTCCGGAGTAAAGAGTTCAGGAAAGAGTCTTACGAGGAGCCTGGCAGCAAAGTTGCCAACCGACAGGCTCTGCTGCACTATCTCTCTTATCTCCTTATCAGACAACAAATACAGAGAAGGCACAGGGAAGTCTGGATTAGGAACAACAAGTTCATCGAGTGGTATCTTGCAAAAATCCTTGCTACTTCTTTCCGGTGGCAGGGGAGGCCCTTCAAATTCTTCCCGAAATCTCTCAGGGTTTATTGCATAGGTGAGAAATTCCCTCCTGTCAGGCCCTGGCACGTGGATTTTCCGTTGCTGTTGGTACGAGCGCCTTTGCTCCGTGTCTCTTCGTCGACACCTCTCGTCAAGCTTCCCAACAAACTCCAATGTCCACACTCTGTCATTCTTTGCTCTGGGGTACAGTATCTGCACATAATGTCGAATTAATTTAATTCTAGTGGGGTCGAGCTGTTTCTTGCCTAAAGATCCGCTACAGTTGTATTGCTTCCGTAAGTTTTCATGAGTAAATAGTTCAGGAAATAAGAGAACAAGCAATCGAGAGGCAAAGTTGCCTATGGAAAGACTGCTTTCATATATGCTTTTAATCTGTTCTTTGTTCAACAGGTAGTCCGGGACAGGGACATCAAAATCAGGAGGGGGAAAGTCAAGTTTGTCAAAATCTATGGGTACAAGCCAAATTTTTTTTGACCGTCTGCCAGGTTTTTCATACTCAAAACTGTCTTCCACTTTTATGATTGATACATCATCTGGTAAACTAGAAGAATCGTAACAGTCATCTCTCATCTGGTCACATTCACTCCCATCCATATACATACTTTCAAGCTCATCATTTATTCGCTGAACGCACTGCTGCAACCAGGCTTCTTCTTCTTGCACATCTGGGAAGTAAATTTCAGTGTACCTACGGATTATTTGAAGCCGATGAGGATCCAGCAGTTGTTTTCCAGAGTCTCCAAAGCAGCTGTACCTTTCAGCTAATTTTCTGTGGTCAAAGAGTTCTGGAAACAGTCTGTGTaacaaaaaaacagaaaactccCCTGGTGAAGAAGCTTCATCTAAAAATTCATTGAGATCCTGAGCATCCAGCATGTAATCTGAGGCAATGACATTACTCCTATCCAAAGACAAAGCTTCTTCCTGCTCTTTATCCTCCATAAAATGAGAGGATTCGACCTGCTCAGTCTCATAAAAACTGGATGATTGCACATTCTGCTGActgttttccatttccctttgaGCCCAAAATCTATTGAAAAAATCATTGACTTGAGGCAAACACTCCAACTGCCACACAGCTGTATTCTTCACTGAAGGATAACAAACTTCCACATAGTTACGAATAAGCTGCAGATGAAGAGATTCAAGTTTCCTTTTGTTGAGAAAGCCAcaggcactgcagctcctgccgAACTCATCGTCACTGAagagctctgggaagagctgcaCGAGCAACCGGCAAGCCAGGTCTCCACCTGACGTGCTTTGATCCATGATTTGTTTGAGTTCCGTGGAAGTCAGCTGGTACTCCGGGGGAGGCTTGAAGTCTGCAACAGACTCTGATGGACTGACTTGCTTCTTAATTCTGCTAACCTCCAGAGACAACAGGTCAACTTTACTGTGAAGCTGAGTCATATTGGTATTGAGGGTGTTCAGCGtgtaaaacattttctgtatcAAAGAATATATATTTGATTCTGAatctgctgtggctgctgctacTGCAATGGCTGTGGTCGAGTCTCTTTTGCGTTGGTCGTTCAAAGTCCGAATTTGCGAGGGACTGCTGGGGTTGATTTTTTCAAACAACTCGTAAGAAGCAaactgctctgctcctggtgGGTTCTTCTTCTCTGTGATTTTGTGTGAGATGCCATAGAGAGGTTTTTTATAAGATGGAGTGATTATGTCACTGAAGGATTCTTCTTCACAGAGCCATGTTACATTAGAATTCTTGTTCTTGTTTGGCTGCTCTGCATTTACCTGAGTGGGTGAGCCAGCATCTCTGTTCCTCATGTTTGAAAGGGAGCCCTTCAAATGAATAAACACTGTATTAGTAAGACTGCCTTAAAGATACTAGCTATAAATATGTGCCCCTTAAGCAGGCATTGTTACATAAATATGCAAAGTCAAATTTTCTCCAGGGAACTTGTtgtgttaaataataaaaattaataaattcactaggaaaaataaaaatacagtaaaggATTATTTaggtttcctttttattttggctCATGGCTTTCTCCATGGAATAGAAACGCAGTAATAGTTCTTAGTACTCTCTACCCACAGAGCTCTAATTACTCCCCCAAATTAAGTATCATTAGGCTTCACCTTGCATATGAGGATCTTGGGCTGTAGAGAATTTGGGTGGCGACAAGTCAGCAACAGAGCCAAGAATAGCATCTAGATTTTCTGACTCCTAGTCCTGTGACCTTGCCATTGCCTCCAACAACTGCATTTAACATTCCAGTACTCTCTTTAGGTTAGTTTTTGAAAATGTCACAAAGGctataaaacacaaaaattatgcttattctctttttttctgatgtgaaAGGTTTATACACAgggttttaaaaaatctttataaTGGTGCAAAACTACTACACAAATCTtagaaattacttattttttaaaaggcattgtatttaaataataaaaatttaaagtgAAATGCACCTTGgtattatctttttaaaaaggatGACTAAGGGaagatttatttctgaaaggCAAGGAAGTTTGGATTCATGGATTTctaattttctaaattatttatgTAAAACCAGCAATGAATTCTTAAGGACTTCATGTTCTCAattatttgtaattatttctcATTGCTTGAAACTGGAACCAAGCATTTTCATCATCTCACAGCAGATATGTAAGGCTTGGgtgattggggtttttttttgcaaacacaTGGATATTGCAAATAATTCTTAGAAGTTAAGCAGATACAACAGAATCAAAACCCAACATACAGAATTCAAACATGAGAAAACACTCCCAGATTTGTGAATGTTTCTATACTGAAACAATTTTCTTGGCTTGTTCTATAGAACATTAATTAGATAAAAAACTACAGAATTTGCATTCAAgtattaaaacaaatgaaacacaGACTTCAGGTGTGAGCTGAGAGCCATAAGAAATTTGAAATTCTAGTGAAGACCCCATTATGTCCTACAGTGAGGAACTTGAATTAAGATTTCTTTCTTATGAAACAGAACTGTAACTCCTGAAACCAATGTGGTCCCTATGTGTACTCACACTTGGCATCTGCTTACTGCAGCGACAAATTgaatctaattattttttcatttctaatgcAATGTATACTCAAAAGAGACTCAGAAAGAACAAGCCGGTTTCCACTCCAAGTTTAGAAACCAGCATTCAATTAAACTGAAGCTGTTTCCAAGTTCTGCTCTCACTCACATCATATTACCCTCCATATGGAACCTCGTGTTTGCACATCCAAAGCTGTGTGGAGAGATgatcaaaagaaaacataacGCAAAGGCGATGTATTTCAGCGTGCAGAATCCCTGGCTGTGGTGGTGCCTAGGACACCTGACTTCCAGCTCCCATTTAGAAGACTGTCCCACTCCAGTCTCACTCATAGAACAGTCCCACACACAGAACAGCGACCGGACTGCGAGCAGACTGAAATCCACATTGCCCCCACCTAACTGCAGGCTCCTACGCTGGGACTGAAGTTGTCATACACCACCTGTACTTGTCAGTGAAGAAACAGAGGTAGTTCCAAGTGGTAACAAGCTCTGCCACATCACCTGAAAGCAGGCCATGGAAATCTCCACTGACAGTAAGCACAGTACTGCTCCCCAGTCAGGCACCCAAAGTGAATTACAAAGCTTTTTTCTACTTTAGatcaaaagaacaaaacaaaacatttcttatACAAACAGTGAGATCTACCACCTAAGTAGCTCTTTCATTAACACTCCTGCTAACCAAGAATATACCAAATATTCCTTCAGAAACAGCATATGACTCTTTCAATTCCTTTTCTACTACTAAAATACCTTGCTACTAAATAGCTTGCCACAGGCCACCAGAGATCTGTCAGTTCTCATATGACCCCGTGCTGTTTATTTTCCCTAATTAATTATATAATAAAACTTGGCAATATGAGGGTAACTCCTATTAATGAGCACCTCACGCACAAAGTCAGGCCAAATCAGAATGTGTATTAAAGAACATGAATTCATTATTTTGACAGTAAGATCATCAACGTTTGCAGTCTCAGTTTTGGACACGGTGCTCTGGAGCTCATGCTAAGAACTACAGCAGATCTTTGCTACG
The DNA window shown above is from Corvus hawaiiensis isolate bCorHaw1 chromosome 3, bCorHaw1.pri.cur, whole genome shotgun sequence and carries:
- the BEND3 gene encoding BEN domain-containing protein 3 translates to MNSAEITDDDEVKIPKKNVKVETENEDEALDCSVSSRSAEKHSLDGAVTCLQDSNKRKQTSLGCDGSGGQQDALPSVKKRRFTQEGSLSNMRNRDAGSPTQVNAEQPNKNKNSNVTWLCEEESFSDIITPSYKKPLYGISHKITEKKNPPGAEQFASYELFEKINPSSPSQIRTLNDQRKRDSTTAIAVAAATADSESNIYSLIQKMFYTLNTLNTNMTQLHSKVDLLSLEVSRIKKQVSPSESVADFKPPPEYQLTSTELKQIMDQSTSGGDLACRLLVQLFPELFSDDEFGRSCSACGFLNKRKLESLHLQLIRNYVEVCYPSVKNTAVWQLECLPQVNDFFNRFWAQREMENSQQNVQSSSFYETEQVESSHFMEDKEQEEALSLDRSNVIASDYMLDAQDLNEFLDEASSPGEFSVFLLHRLFPELFDHRKLAERYSCFGDSGKQLLDPHRLQIIRRYTEIYFPDVQEEEAWLQQCVQRINDELESMYMDGSECDQMRDDCYDSSSLPDDVSIIKVEDSFEYEKPGRRSKKIWLVPIDFDKLDFPPPDFDVPVPDYLLNKEQIKSIYESSLSIGNFASRLLVLLFPELFTHENLRKQYNCSGSLGKKQLDPTRIKLIRHYVQILYPRAKNDRVWTLEFVGKLDERCRRRDTEQRRSYQQQRKIHVPGPDRREFLTYAINPERFREEFEGPPLPPERSSKDFCKIPLDELVVPNPDFPVPSLYLLSDKEIREIVQQSLSVGNFAARLLVRLFPELFTPENLRLQYNHSGACNKKQLDPIRLRLIRHYVEAVYPVEKMEEVWHYECIPSIDERCRRPNRKKCDILKKAKKAKKVTGSLNC